In the genome of Marispirochaeta sp., one region contains:
- a CDS encoding helix-turn-helix transcriptional regulator: protein MSDTDIAFISLSDLMEDLLTDKDRTKVEYWDALSDLILESMEMRAERELSQKDVAKKMNTKQSVISRFENMGRRPNYDFLVRYASAIGGSLGITFESDFNIKASQTQKVKVREISTQTNLSIQEILKTALKVGLEHIVRERRLNNLNPRAEEGVAESGWCVKCRDDTETQYLDFADYSQCKLHTQATTTESNKLPSCYSVTEGGDIHLLQKKPSQEYVAAEGM, encoded by the coding sequence ATGAGCGATACTGACATCGCCTTTATCTCTCTCTCTGATTTAATGGAAGATTTATTAACAGATAAAGATCGTACTAAAGTAGAATACTGGGATGCTCTTAGCGATCTTATTCTAGAATCTATGGAAATGCGAGCAGAAAGAGAGCTGTCGCAGAAAGATGTTGCAAAAAAAATGAATACCAAACAATCCGTGATCTCAAGATTTGAAAACATGGGACGGCGTCCGAACTATGATTTCTTAGTTAGATATGCATCTGCAATTGGTGGGAGCTTAGGTATTACTTTTGAATCAGATTTCAATATAAAAGCTTCACAAACACAAAAAGTAAAAGTTAGGGAAATATCAACTCAAACTAATCTAAGCATTCAAGAAATTCTAAAAACGGCTTTGAAGGTTGGGTTGGAGCATATAGTAAGAGAGAGAAGATTAAACAATCTAAATCCCCGGGCAGAGGAGGGAGTTGCAGAATCAGGCTGGTGTGTTAAATGTAGAGATGATACAGAAACTCAATACTTAGATTTTGCTGATTATTCACAATGTAAGCTGCACACTCAAGCAACAACGACTGAAAGCAATAAACTACCATCCTGCTATTCTGTTACAGAAGGTGGTGATATTCATCTACTGCAAAAAAAGCCGTCTCAGGAGTATGTCGCGGCTGAGGGAATGTAA
- a CDS encoding DEAD/DEAH box helicase family protein produces the protein MKTTDEQRITAIKSELQQLESRKQVLLSELRELTSQDTEAEIYATFLGEKAFDKEPETPEEKIQLFVILFRCRSDVFPRYWENKKSGKKGYSPVCSNEWKNEVCFKPKIKCSACSNQSFVPFDAASVREHLMGKMAMGSYAIDEQDKCIFLAADFDRSTWKEDIHAYKSAADEMNIHVATEFSKSGNGAHAWIFFKERVPAKKARRLGEIILSRAMESQNTLNLDSYDRFFPNQDLLPSGGFGNLIALPLQKQYRNNGLCVFLDRDFNIISNQWEYLSQLRCLTENELDTILYKANAQEYRLDSVDEMTAAESVLRNTNYKTEDTYTGTVSLTIKGQIAIPLEEIPVKTVLQLKKLATIANPKYFEAQRMRFSTWNIPKYIFCGDNDSKNLYLPRGLMPHIQEALKAYGFEVVEEDRRNSNDKIDIGFSGTLFEYQKSAALSLQEKDNAVLVAPTGTGKTIMALFMISLRKSRTLILVHRSTLIEQWISSLCEFIPEIKKKDIGVLGSGRKKLKGTIDIAMLQSIANIENLEEKTKGYDFLIIDECHRVPTVTFEPVLKTINARYVLGLTATPQRKDRFESIIFMQCGPIAHTVEDVNLKSQKRKVFFRSTKLPDIGTVSSIQELWEYITESDERNEDILSDIVHLLSEGKSPLVISDRTEHLDMLSNSLKGKTDTSIFTLKGTMGKKNRNEAIAAVREYVENNKQFCLFSTGSLIGEGFDLPELDTMLITMPISFKGRLTQYVGRLHRQNSPDKKEIVVYDYVDTCSGMTISMFKKRISAYKKLGYLPVYDPGDKIAKWL, from the coding sequence ATGAAAACTACCGATGAGCAAAGAATAACAGCGATAAAATCCGAATTACAGCAACTCGAATCTCGAAAACAAGTCTTGCTTTCAGAGTTAAGAGAATTAACGTCACAGGATACAGAAGCAGAAATCTACGCAACATTCCTTGGAGAGAAAGCGTTCGACAAAGAACCCGAGACCCCGGAAGAAAAGATACAGCTATTTGTGATACTTTTCCGCTGTAGAAGCGACGTGTTTCCACGTTATTGGGAAAATAAAAAATCCGGAAAAAAGGGATACAGTCCGGTCTGTTCAAACGAGTGGAAAAACGAGGTCTGCTTTAAGCCTAAGATAAAGTGTAGTGCCTGTTCCAATCAGTCATTCGTTCCCTTCGATGCAGCCTCTGTAAGAGAACACCTTATGGGTAAGATGGCTATGGGTTCATACGCAATTGATGAACAGGACAAATGCATTTTCTTAGCCGCTGATTTCGATAGATCTACTTGGAAAGAGGATATTCACGCATACAAAAGCGCCGCAGACGAGATGAATATACATGTGGCAACAGAGTTTTCAAAATCGGGGAACGGGGCACATGCCTGGATATTCTTCAAAGAACGGGTACCGGCAAAAAAAGCAAGGCGTCTCGGTGAGATTATTCTCAGCAGAGCGATGGAGTCTCAAAACACATTGAATCTTGACAGTTACGACCGATTCTTTCCAAACCAGGACCTGCTTCCCTCCGGTGGATTTGGCAATCTAATCGCATTGCCATTACAAAAGCAATACCGTAACAACGGCCTTTGTGTATTTCTTGATAGAGATTTCAACATCATCTCAAATCAATGGGAATACCTGTCACAACTCCGCTGCCTTACAGAAAACGAGCTTGATACAATACTGTACAAGGCCAATGCTCAGGAATATCGGCTGGATTCAGTGGATGAAATGACAGCAGCCGAATCGGTTCTAAGAAATACAAACTACAAAACCGAAGATACCTACACAGGTACAGTTTCTCTTACCATCAAAGGACAAATAGCAATTCCACTTGAGGAGATTCCTGTAAAAACCGTACTGCAGCTTAAAAAACTAGCTACTATTGCAAACCCTAAATATTTCGAAGCCCAGAGAATGCGCTTTTCAACATGGAATATCCCAAAATACATTTTTTGTGGAGATAACGATTCCAAGAACCTGTATCTTCCGCGAGGCCTAATGCCGCATATACAAGAAGCCTTAAAAGCATACGGATTTGAAGTTGTAGAAGAAGACCGTCGGAACAGCAACGATAAAATCGACATTGGGTTTTCCGGTACATTATTTGAATATCAAAAAAGCGCCGCCTTGTCCTTACAGGAAAAAGACAATGCGGTTCTGGTTGCTCCTACAGGCACAGGAAAAACCATTATGGCTCTTTTTATGATCAGCCTGAGAAAATCCAGAACCTTGATACTGGTTCACCGAAGCACCCTGATTGAACAGTGGATTAGCTCTTTATGCGAGTTTATTCCGGAAATCAAGAAGAAGGATATCGGAGTTTTAGGCAGTGGTCGTAAGAAACTGAAAGGTACAATCGACATAGCCATGCTGCAGTCAATCGCAAACATAGAAAATTTGGAAGAGAAAACAAAGGGATATGATTTTCTTATCATCGACGAATGTCACCGAGTCCCAACCGTCACATTCGAACCTGTCCTCAAAACAATCAACGCCCGATACGTGCTTGGCTTAACAGCTACTCCTCAGCGAAAAGACCGTTTTGAATCAATTATCTTTATGCAGTGTGGACCTATTGCACACACTGTTGAGGATGTAAATCTGAAAAGCCAGAAACGGAAAGTATTTTTCCGAAGCACCAAGTTGCCGGATATCGGAACTGTATCGTCCATCCAAGAATTATGGGAGTACATAACCGAATCGGATGAAAGGAATGAGGATATACTATCCGATATAGTGCACCTGCTTTCTGAGGGAAAATCTCCTCTGGTAATCTCCGATAGAACGGAACATCTGGACATGCTCAGCAATTCACTAAAGGGAAAAACTGATACTTCCATTTTTACCCTCAAGGGAACTATGGGAAAAAAGAATAGGAACGAAGCCATCGCTGCTGTAAGAGAATATGTAGAGAATAATAAACAGTTTTGCCTTTTTTCCACAGGCTCTCTTATCGGTGAAGGTTTTGATCTGCCGGAATTAGACACCATGCTCATCACTATGCCGATATCATTCAAGGGAAGATTAACGCAGTATGTCGGCAGACTCCATCGGCAAAACAGTCCGGACAAAAAGGAGATAGTGGTGTACGATTATGTGGATACCTGTTCCGGGATGACAATTTCAATGTTTAAGAAACGCATCTCCGCCTATAAAAAGCTTGGATATTTACCGGTGTATGATCCCGGGGATAAGATCGCAAAATGGTTATAG
- a CDS encoding tetratricopeptide repeat protein, with protein sequence MLDRTSALIQWGRYYTGEGIETGIPFAAAAAEYRKQIKAGTASKEIVQQAAEFLFFSGRIDQLRELEPFITKKSLQTEASVFAFCAYAWAGTDMSRAVELLSRGINTYPDDPELANDLLRFKLIRGARVLPELSEETDISSGAESFAGLRSSIYLIFYLAENNLLESLPPEIEAAVQELKRIAANDAERREALLIEADYAGMRENDAVELQVITAALEQFPEDFDVLSAAARLGTQNLSLHRAGDQDRVLEYADKLRNLRPWHPGGYSLYGTLMLLLSAEEFSSFRKTSPSGLLRDGIEAFEQSVGIEALDQRSWEELFFALASLYKLIEEPSEIEDIQARTREHLSRLPAELTAEPGFLAEAGKTIFESGMEHEGDSVIRQAVELAPFDPGVMHASGTVSFIRGLRSDNTHERQELLYAAAQAFRQAWKAGEDPFEKGRYLITLASVYNELGETEQELEVLTEGLREELPDDEIYLRISELLHRKGDIYSAVKALELGFKLLPASADLGIETARCYSRDGRFKEALEILDKLLERYPNTPWIWNQAGIIYIEKGNNLNNAEERQTAYETAARSYDQAHRMAPEEYTYLGNYGDALRLCGNLEASQHFLKKAMELNKSDAFSLNSLGLVYSEMAKNEASREKQEELILEAERYFDRAADCDPGNPVFLINLADLYYDLGFFEETIDMYQRIIESDEDPWQYYDIIGLCYYHTGHLEEAIHWFSLAMEKEPQAPEVVNSLGLCFFGAGRINEAIEYFKQASLLDPENPVYLDNIAMAQYNQIGYSADPGDYPGM encoded by the coding sequence ATGCTTGACCGTACTTCGGCCCTCATTCAATGGGGTCGTTATTATACTGGCGAAGGAATTGAAACCGGAATCCCTTTTGCCGCCGCTGCCGCCGAATACAGGAAGCAGATAAAAGCCGGCACTGCCAGTAAGGAAATCGTGCAGCAGGCAGCGGAGTTCCTCTTCTTTTCCGGCCGTATTGATCAGCTCAGAGAACTCGAACCTTTTATAACCAAAAAAAGCCTGCAGACGGAAGCCAGCGTGTTTGCCTTCTGCGCTTACGCCTGGGCTGGAACAGATATGTCCCGGGCTGTGGAACTTCTGAGCCGGGGAATTAATACTTATCCCGACGATCCTGAACTTGCCAATGATCTTCTGCGTTTCAAACTGATTCGGGGAGCCAGAGTTCTACCGGAACTCAGTGAAGAGACGGATATCAGCAGCGGCGCGGAGAGCTTTGCAGGACTCCGCTCCAGTATCTACCTGATCTTCTACCTGGCGGAGAATAATCTACTGGAATCCTTACCCCCCGAAATTGAAGCAGCAGTGCAGGAACTCAAGCGTATTGCTGCAAACGACGCGGAACGCCGGGAGGCACTGCTTATAGAAGCCGATTACGCCGGCATGCGGGAGAACGATGCCGTAGAACTCCAGGTGATTACAGCGGCACTGGAACAGTTTCCCGAAGATTTCGACGTGCTTAGTGCAGCCGCCCGGCTTGGTACGCAGAACCTGTCCCTGCATCGGGCGGGAGACCAGGACCGCGTCCTGGAATACGCCGACAAACTTCGAAACTTGAGACCCTGGCACCCCGGCGGATACTCCCTGTACGGGACCCTGATGTTATTGCTGTCGGCGGAGGAGTTTTCTTCTTTCAGAAAAACCTCCCCTTCCGGCCTGCTGCGCGACGGAATTGAAGCTTTTGAGCAAAGTGTGGGTATAGAAGCCCTGGACCAGAGGAGTTGGGAGGAACTCTTCTTTGCCCTCGCCTCCCTGTACAAGCTGATTGAAGAGCCCTCTGAAATCGAAGATATCCAGGCCCGAACCCGGGAGCACCTTAGCCGGCTGCCAGCAGAACTCACTGCCGAACCGGGCTTTCTTGCGGAGGCAGGAAAAACCATCTTCGAAAGCGGCATGGAACACGAAGGAGATTCAGTCATTCGCCAGGCGGTTGAACTGGCACCTTTTGATCCCGGGGTAATGCATGCCTCAGGTACTGTGTCCTTTATTCGGGGACTACGCAGCGACAACACCCATGAACGGCAGGAGCTGCTCTACGCAGCGGCCCAGGCTTTCCGGCAGGCATGGAAGGCGGGAGAAGATCCCTTTGAAAAGGGCCGCTACCTGATTACCCTGGCAAGCGTTTACAATGAACTGGGAGAGACCGAACAAGAGCTCGAGGTTCTGACAGAAGGACTCCGTGAGGAGCTGCCCGACGATGAGATATACCTGCGGATCTCCGAACTTCTGCACCGAAAAGGAGACATATACAGTGCCGTAAAAGCCCTTGAACTGGGATTCAAACTACTGCCGGCATCCGCTGATCTCGGTATAGAGACTGCCAGGTGTTATTCCAGGGATGGCCGTTTTAAGGAAGCTCTTGAAATACTGGACAAACTCCTTGAACGATATCCCAATACCCCGTGGATATGGAACCAGGCAGGCATAATCTATATAGAAAAGGGTAACAACCTGAATAATGCCGAAGAACGGCAAACAGCCTACGAAACCGCCGCCCGATCATACGACCAGGCACACAGAATGGCTCCGGAGGAGTATACCTACCTTGGAAACTACGGCGATGCCCTGCGGCTCTGCGGTAATCTTGAGGCCTCTCAGCACTTCCTGAAAAAAGCCATGGAACTGAACAAGTCCGATGCCTTCAGTCTCAACTCCCTGGGACTTGTTTATAGCGAAATGGCCAAAAATGAAGCCTCCAGAGAAAAGCAGGAGGAGCTGATCCTGGAAGCTGAGCGCTACTTTGACAGAGCAGCAGACTGTGATCCGGGGAATCCGGTTTTCCTCATCAATCTGGCGGATCTGTACTACGATCTTGGATTCTTCGAAGAGACCATAGATATGTACCAGCGTATTATTGAAAGTGATGAGGACCCCTGGCAGTACTATGATATAATCGGCCTCTGTTATTACCATACAGGACACCTGGAGGAGGCCATACACTGGTTCAGCCTGGCCATGGAAAAAGAACCCCAGGCCCCGGAGGTGGTTAACTCCCTTGGACTCTGCTTTTTTGGAGCAGGCAGGATCAACGAAGCCATTGAGTATTTTAAACAGGCATCACTGCTGGATCCGGAAAACCCGGTCTACCTGGACAACATCGCCATGGCCCAGTACAACCAGATCGGATACTCCGCGGACCCCGGTGATTACCCCGGAATGTAA
- a CDS encoding transposase → MRKSYNTAFKSKVALEAIKEQETIQQIALKYDVHPNQVSQWKKQLPDNLPATFERPNKKREEERRLEQERDQLLRTVGELTVVNEFLKKKHREYYGKDPE, encoded by the coding sequence ATGAGGAAGAGCTACAACACCGCATTCAAATCGAAAGTGGCACTTGAGGCTATCAAGGAGCAGGAGACCATACAGCAGATTGCACTTAAATACGATGTGCATCCGAACCAGGTATCGCAGTGGAAAAAGCAGCTGCCGGACAATCTTCCTGCGACTTTCGAGCGTCCTAATAAGAAGCGAGAAGAGGAGCGCAGGCTTGAGCAGGAGCGCGACCAACTGCTGCGAACTGTTGGAGAACTGACAGTTGTGAACGAATTCCTCAAAAAAAAACACCGCGAGTATTACGGGAAAGATCCGGAATGA
- the pgmB gene encoding beta-phosphoglucomutase, which translates to MISAVIFDLDGVIVSTDEYHFRAWQELAKDLGVPFSREDNSRQRGVSRMESLEVLLEKSERSYTRDEKLALAEKKNMVYRELLAQLSPEEILPGAMEFAEESRKMGLKIAVGSSSRNTPFILKKIGLTDYFDAVADGNDIQRSKPDPQVFLIAAERLHTPPEKCLVIEDADAGVEAAKAGGMSALAVGAAKEHPNADIRAESLDGLRVAEIMGLLS; encoded by the coding sequence GTGATAAGCGCAGTAATATTCGATCTTGATGGTGTCATAGTCTCCACTGACGAATACCACTTTCGAGCCTGGCAGGAGTTGGCAAAAGACCTGGGGGTACCTTTTTCCCGGGAAGATAACAGCCGACAGCGAGGAGTCAGCCGAATGGAGAGTCTTGAAGTCCTTCTTGAAAAGTCAGAACGCAGCTATACCAGGGATGAAAAACTTGCCCTGGCGGAGAAAAAGAATATGGTATACAGGGAACTGCTGGCACAGTTGTCGCCGGAAGAGATCCTCCCCGGAGCCATGGAGTTCGCCGAGGAGTCCCGGAAGATGGGCTTAAAAATCGCGGTTGGCTCCTCCAGCAGAAATACCCCCTTTATACTGAAGAAGATCGGCCTGACAGACTACTTTGACGCAGTAGCCGATGGTAATGATATTCAGCGTTCCAAGCCGGATCCTCAGGTCTTTCTGATCGCCGCCGAAAGGCTGCATACTCCACCGGAAAAGTGTCTTGTTATTGAGGATGCCGATGCGGGGGTAGAAGCAGCCAAGGCAGGCGGAATGTCCGCCCTGGCCGTTGGAGCTGCAAAAGAGCATCCGAATGCAGATATCCGGGCCGAGTCCCTCGACGGCCTGCGGGTCGCGGAGATCATGGGGTTGTTGAGTTGA
- a CDS encoding uroporphyrinogen decarboxylase family protein — translation MLDQLKGYFQAATDLEVYDALGVDKICWVEAPWKRTAFASESDSIHFNQWSVGTIEKPYNGGVYTETVRHPLRTCTCIQELKDFPWPCINDFDFVELQRQCSYYGGRMQMLTFVSLFEIYCSMRSLEQALMDLYMYPELVDFSLDRICGLQVEYIDRALEEAPGIDLVYYSDDMGMQDRAMFSTETWKDRIQPFAKIIVDLVHKHGKQVFYHSDGAAYEIINELVELGIDILNPIQYRCPGMERERLKKSFGDRVVFHGAVENQQILPFGTPEQVRKEVRKCEESLGAEGGYIVAPCHNLQPNTPIENILTLYKK, via the coding sequence GTGCTTGACCAGCTTAAGGGCTATTTTCAGGCTGCAACAGATCTTGAGGTATACGATGCGCTGGGAGTTGATAAGATATGCTGGGTTGAAGCTCCCTGGAAAAGAACCGCCTTTGCTTCGGAATCGGACAGCATCCATTTTAATCAATGGTCGGTTGGTACGATAGAGAAACCGTATAACGGCGGAGTCTATACCGAAACTGTACGACATCCCCTTAGAACATGTACATGCATACAGGAACTTAAAGATTTTCCATGGCCATGCATCAATGATTTCGACTTTGTAGAATTACAGCGACAATGCAGCTATTACGGCGGGCGGATGCAGATGCTGACCTTTGTATCCCTCTTCGAGATCTACTGCTCGATGCGGTCCCTGGAACAGGCGCTCATGGACCTGTACATGTACCCAGAGCTCGTCGATTTTTCTTTAGATCGTATTTGCGGGCTGCAGGTCGAATATATCGACAGAGCCCTTGAAGAGGCTCCTGGAATTGATCTTGTCTATTACTCGGACGATATGGGAATGCAGGACCGCGCGATGTTCTCCACCGAAACATGGAAAGATCGTATTCAACCGTTTGCCAAGATAATTGTCGATCTCGTTCACAAGCATGGTAAACAAGTATTCTACCACAGCGATGGCGCGGCATACGAAATCATAAATGAGCTTGTCGAACTGGGCATCGATATTCTTAACCCGATTCAATACCGCTGTCCCGGCATGGAGCGGGAGAGGCTCAAGAAAAGTTTTGGAGACCGCGTTGTTTTTCATGGGGCGGTAGAAAACCAGCAGATTCTCCCCTTTGGAACTCCCGAACAAGTTAGAAAGGAGGTCCGGAAATGCGAAGAGAGTTTAGGAGCGGAAGGCGGCTACATTGTTGCGCCATGTCATAATCTTCAGCCGAATACACCGATTGAAAATATCCTGACACTGTATAAGAAGTAG
- a CDS encoding IS3 family transposase, translating to MIDPNHPELSIAQQCRTLEVTRSSYYRKGRDMRTETDLEDLTVILEYHKKVPFYGYRKVSRVLLPEHPHLTRKRVRRLMKRFGLRALYPGPNLSKARNDHKKYPYLLRGKQIRHPNQVWASDITYIGLPQGHVYLVAIVDLYSRKVLSWRLSNSMDPSFCVAALQEAIETYGVPAIFNTDQGSQFTSRAYLSVLEEHQVEISMDGVGRALDNVYVERLWRSLKYEDIYLRSYESMVELHHGIEHYFTFYNTERLHQSLEYRTPEEMHQSFATENPLPLAA from the coding sequence ATGATTGATCCGAACCATCCCGAGCTGAGCATAGCGCAGCAGTGTCGTACTCTTGAGGTCACTCGGAGCTCCTACTACCGCAAAGGCCGAGATATGCGAACAGAGACGGATCTGGAGGATCTCACAGTCATTCTGGAGTATCACAAGAAGGTCCCCTTTTACGGCTATCGCAAAGTATCACGAGTGCTGTTACCCGAGCATCCTCACCTGACCAGAAAACGAGTCAGGCGGCTGATGAAGCGTTTTGGACTGCGGGCATTATATCCTGGGCCAAATCTGAGCAAGGCACGCAACGATCACAAGAAATATCCGTATTTGTTGCGCGGTAAGCAAATACGGCATCCCAATCAGGTTTGGGCCAGTGATATCACCTATATTGGTCTTCCGCAGGGGCACGTCTATCTGGTGGCTATAGTGGATCTGTACTCTCGTAAGGTCTTGAGCTGGCGGCTTTCGAATAGCATGGATCCGTCATTCTGTGTTGCCGCGCTGCAGGAGGCGATCGAGACCTATGGGGTCCCGGCGATCTTTAACACGGATCAGGGTAGCCAGTTCACAAGCAGGGCCTACCTGTCGGTGTTGGAAGAACACCAGGTGGAGATCAGCATGGACGGGGTTGGCCGCGCACTGGACAATGTGTATGTCGAACGACTGTGGCGCTCATTGAAATATGAGGATATCTACCTGCGGTCATATGAGAGCATGGTGGAATTACATCATGGGATTGAACACTACTTCACGTTCTACAACACCGAACGGCTACACCAGTCGCTGGAGTACAGGACACCGGAAGAGATGCATCAATCATTCGCTACGGAGAACCCGCTGCCGTTGGCAGCGTAG
- a CDS encoding carbohydrate ABC transporter permease yields MNISNPEKLLLFDNIRHVLAADKGIVLTAFKNSIILTALSITVLVIVCSMAGFVSQRRNDKATPIINFMILTGLILPPAIVPTIWLLMRLGIFKTMLSMVMIEAALTMSFSTLLYKGFMATIPQEIDEAAIVDGASDLRLFFQVIFPLLKPTTATVIILASVNIFNDFVNPLYFFPGADNATVQLTLYNFMSKYFSSWHLLFADVVIITIPMLIVFILFNKRIIAGMAAGAIKG; encoded by the coding sequence ATGAATATTTCAAACCCGGAAAAACTCTTACTCTTTGATAATATCCGTCATGTGCTGGCCGCCGACAAAGGCATTGTGCTTACCGCATTCAAAAACAGTATCATATTAACCGCTCTTTCCATTACGGTACTGGTTATTGTCTGTTCGATGGCCGGTTTCGTCTCTCAACGCCGGAACGATAAGGCGACCCCCATAATCAACTTCATGATCCTGACAGGACTTATTCTCCCCCCGGCCATTGTTCCGACTATATGGCTGCTCATGCGGCTTGGAATCTTTAAGACCATGCTGAGCATGGTTATGATCGAGGCGGCGCTCACCATGTCGTTCTCCACCCTTTTGTATAAGGGCTTTATGGCGACTATCCCGCAGGAGATAGACGAAGCCGCTATTGTCGATGGCGCCAGCGATCTACGTCTTTTTTTTCAGGTTATATTCCCGCTGCTGAAGCCGACTACTGCGACGGTTATTATTCTTGCGTCGGTCAATATATTCAACGATTTTGTTAATCCTTTGTACTTTTTTCCCGGCGCGGATAATGCGACGGTTCAGCTTACCCTCTACAATTTCATGAGCAAGTATTTTTCTTCCTGGCACTTGCTGTTCGCAGACGTCGTCATTATCACGATCCCAATGCTGATCGTATTCATTCTGTTCAACAAGAGGATCATAGCTGGCATGGCCGCCGGGGCTATCAAAGGTTAA
- a CDS encoding LacI family DNA-binding transcriptional regulator, whose product MKKVTIKDIAKIAGVSHSTVSRSLNDSPHVSEKTKRLIKRIARDLNFEFNANARSLSTNRTGTIGVICPEIFERFGSFYYMELLMRSVRQSLEKASMDTIITFARNSYTGESNIQKLVNRRKIDGLLLIHPNISSEDWQFINLRRIPYVVLHFKPQNVSYNDMHYIFVDHEYGGFLATEHLMRDGRRNILCINEDSSELQFIERMAGYKQALAEHDIPVVNRNILYGSCTYEFGYQTIMDHRGIISDIDGIFAEADIMAIGAIAALLDMGVKVPDDVAVVGYDDIEFGRIFRPSLTTVHQPRERLVSDACERLVRLVEGDSLPLLQEMIKPELIIRESCGVNRRN is encoded by the coding sequence ATGAAAAAGGTAACTATAAAGGACATTGCAAAAATCGCCGGGGTCAGTCATTCGACGGTTTCTCGCAGTCTCAACGACAGTCCTCATGTGTCGGAGAAAACAAAACGCCTTATTAAGCGTATTGCCCGGGACCTTAATTTTGAATTCAATGCCAACGCCCGCAGTTTGTCTACCAACAGAACAGGCACCATCGGTGTAATATGTCCAGAAATCTTCGAACGTTTCGGCTCTTTTTATTATATGGAGCTTCTAATGCGGTCTGTCCGGCAAAGTCTGGAAAAGGCATCGATGGATACGATTATTACCTTTGCCAGAAACAGCTATACCGGGGAAAGCAATATACAAAAGCTGGTTAACCGGCGCAAGATTGACGGACTTCTGCTTATCCATCCAAATATCAGCAGTGAGGATTGGCAGTTTATCAATCTTCGACGGATTCCTTATGTCGTTCTTCACTTTAAACCTCAGAACGTTAGCTATAACGATATGCATTATATCTTCGTGGATCATGAGTACGGAGGGTTTCTGGCCACCGAGCATCTCATGCGGGATGGACGGCGGAATATTCTCTGTATAAACGAGGACTCATCAGAGCTTCAGTTTATAGAGCGTATGGCAGGCTATAAGCAGGCCCTTGCTGAACATGACATTCCCGTTGTGAATCGTAATATTCTGTACGGTTCCTGTACCTATGAGTTTGGATACCAGACGATTATGGATCACCGCGGTATTATAAGCGATATAGACGGCATCTTTGCCGAAGCGGATATAATGGCGATAGGAGCTATCGCGGCGCTGCTGGATATGGGTGTCAAGGTTCCGGATGATGTAGCCGTTGTCGGGTATGACGATATCGAATTCGGCCGGATTTTCCGGCCCTCCCTTACTACTGTGCACCAGCCCCGGGAACGGCTGGTAAGCGATGCCTGCGAACGGCTTGTGCGTCTTGTAGAGGGAGACAGTCTGCCCTTGCTTCAGGAGATGATCAAGCCTGAGCTGATCATCAGGGAATCCTGCGGGGTAAATCGTCGAAATTAA